A genomic segment from Chrysemys picta bellii isolate R12L10 chromosome 11, ASM1138683v2, whole genome shotgun sequence encodes:
- the LOC135974297 gene encoding uncharacterized protein LOC135974297 yields MQSSPAVMAMQSVNRKRAPAWTDREVLDLIAVWGDESVLSELRSKRRNAKIYEKISKDMAERGYSRDATQCRVKIKELRQGYQKTKEANGRSGSHPQTSRFYEALHSILGAAATTTPPVTVDSEDGILSTAGSSDMLGDGEDEEGDEEGEAVGSSHNADFPDSQDLFITLTEIPYEASPAITPDTESGEGSATPSATVSQPSLESHSQRLARIRRRKKRTREDMFSELMASSQAQAAQQTQWRENLTRMHQANMDREERWRQEDQQATLTLLGLLREQTDTLRRLVDVLQERRQEDRAPLQSISNRPPPPPSPIPTSPKVQRRRGGRVPANSHSTPAESSSSRRLSFPKI; encoded by the exons atgcagagctctccagcagtgatggccatgcagtctgtgaatagaaagagagccccagcatggactgatcgtgaagtcttggatctcatcgctgtgtggggcgatgagtccgtgctttccgagctgcgatccaaaagaaggaatgcaaagatctacgagaagatctctaaagacatggcagagagaggatacagccgggatgcaacgcagtgccgcgtgaaaatcaaggagctgagacaaggctaccagaagaccaaagaggcaaacggacgctccggatcccatccccagacatcccgtttctacgaggcactgcattccatcctcggtgcggccgccaccactaccccaccagtgaccgtggactctgaggatgggatactgtccacggccggttcctcagacatgttaggggacggggaagatgaggaaggagatgaggagggcgaggcagttggcagctctcacaacgctgatttccccgacagccaggatctcttcatcacccttacagagatcccctacgaagcgtccccagccattaccccggacacagaatctggtgaaggatcagcca ccccgtctgcgactgtctcacaacctagcctggaatcacactcccagaggctagcgcggattaggcgtaggaagaagaggacacgggaggacatgttctctgagcttatggcctcttcccaagcccaggcagcacagcagacccagtggcgggagaacttgacccgaatgcaccaagccaacatggatcgggaggagaggtggcggcaggaagaccagcaggcgactctaacgctgcttggactactgagggagcaaacggacacactccggcgccttgtggatgttctgcaggaacggaggcaggaggacagagccccgctgcagtccatctctaaccgccctcccccgccaccaagtcccatacccacctcacccaaagtgcaaagaaggagaggcggcagagtccctgctaactctcactccacccctgcagagagctctagtagcagaaggctctcatttcccaaaatttga